One segment of Pseudomonas asgharzadehiana DNA contains the following:
- the miaA gene encoding tRNA (adenosine(37)-N6)-dimethylallyltransferase MiaA, translating into MSALPPAIFLMGPTAAGKTDLAIELTKVLPCELISVDSALVYRGMDIGTAKPSKELLAEHPHRLIDIIDPAESYSAADFRTDALAAMAEITARGNIPLLVGGTMLYYKALQEGLADMPAADARVRAELEEEAARLGWQALHDQLAAVDPVSAARIHPNDPQRLSRALEVWRVSGQTMTELRLKQTAQSADAGASGQSQLPYTVANLAIAPANRQVLHDRIAQRFTIMLEQGFIDEVVALRSRGDLHPGLPSIRAVGYRQVWDHLDGKLTSAEMQERGIIATRQLAKRQFTWLRSWSDLHWLDSLDSDNLSRTLKYLGTVSILS; encoded by the coding sequence ATGAGCGCCTTGCCCCCCGCAATCTTCCTGATGGGCCCCACGGCCGCCGGCAAGACCGACCTGGCCATCGAGCTGACGAAGGTGTTGCCATGCGAACTGATCAGTGTCGACTCTGCCCTGGTTTACCGGGGCATGGATATCGGCACCGCCAAGCCCTCCAAGGAGCTGCTTGCCGAGCATCCGCACCGTCTGATCGACATCATCGACCCGGCCGAGAGCTATAGCGCCGCGGATTTTCGTACTGACGCGCTGGCCGCCATGGCTGAAATCACGGCGCGGGGCAACATCCCGCTGCTGGTGGGCGGCACGATGCTCTATTACAAGGCTTTACAGGAAGGCTTGGCTGACATGCCGGCCGCCGATGCCCGAGTGCGCGCAGAACTCGAAGAAGAGGCCGCACGCCTTGGCTGGCAAGCCCTGCACGACCAGTTGGCGGCGGTGGATCCGGTATCCGCCGCGCGGATTCACCCGAATGATCCCCAGCGGCTCAGCCGTGCCTTGGAAGTCTGGCGTGTCAGCGGCCAGACCATGACTGAACTGCGGCTGAAACAAACTGCGCAAAGTGCTGATGCAGGCGCATCTGGACAGTCACAATTGCCCTATACTGTGGCGAATCTGGCTATCGCTCCGGCAAATCGCCAGGTGCTGCATGATCGAATTGCACAAAGATTCACAATTATGTTGGAACAGGGGTTTATCGACGAGGTCGTAGCACTGCGTTCACGAGGTGACCTGCACCCAGGGCTGCCTTCGATACGTGCTGTAGGCTACCGCCAAGTCTGGGACCATCTGGATGGCAAGCTGACGTCAGCCGAAATGCAGGAGCGCGGCATCATTGCCACGCGCCAATTGGCGAAGCGCCAGTTCACCTGGCTGCGCAGCTGGAGCGATTTGCACTGGTTGGACAGTCTGGACAGCGACAATCTGTCACGCACCTTGAAATACTTGGGAACGGTCTCCATATTGAGCTGA
- the hfq gene encoding RNA chaperone Hfq produces MSKGHSLQDPYLNTLRKEKVGVSIYLVNGIKLQGTIESFDQFVILLKNTVSQMVYKHAISTVVPVRPIRLPSAAGDEQGDAEPGNA; encoded by the coding sequence ATGTCAAAAGGGCATTCGCTACAAGACCCTTACTTGAATACTTTACGTAAAGAGAAAGTGGGGGTTTCCATCTACCTGGTCAACGGTATCAAACTGCAAGGCACGATCGAGTCGTTCGACCAATTCGTGATCCTGCTGAAAAACACCGTCAGCCAAATGGTCTACAAACACGCTATCTCGACAGTCGTTCCAGTTCGTCCAATCCGTCTGCCTAGCGCAGCAGGTGATGAACAGGGTGACGCTGAGCCAGGTAACGCCTGA
- the hflX gene encoding ribosome rescue GTPase HflX, whose product MFFERHGGGERVILVHLDGQDPEAREDPQEFQELANSAGAETVAFFNVPRHRPTAKYLIGSGKVEELRDLVHAEEADLVIFNHTLTPSQERNLERVFECRVIDRTGLILDIFAQRARTHEGKLQVELAQLDHMSTRLVRGWTHLERQGGGIGMRGPGETQLETDRRLLRVRLRQIKGRLEKVRSQREQSRRGRSRADIPTVSLVGYTNAGKSTLFNNVTKSDVYAADQLFATLDPTLRRLDIDDLGPIVLADTVGFIRHLPHKLVEAFRSTLEESSNSDLLLHVIDAAEPDRMLQIEQVMVVLGEIGAQDLPILEVYNKLDLLEGVEPQIQRDENGKPQRVWLSARDGSGLELLEQAIAELLGSDLFVGTLRLPQRFARLRAQFFELGAVQKEEHDEEGVSLLAVRLPRSELNRLVSREGVVPTEFIEQHTLQ is encoded by the coding sequence TTGTTCTTTGAGCGCCACGGTGGTGGTGAGCGAGTGATCCTCGTTCACTTGGATGGACAGGACCCTGAGGCGCGCGAAGATCCGCAGGAGTTTCAGGAGTTGGCAAATTCTGCCGGCGCCGAGACCGTTGCGTTTTTTAACGTGCCGCGTCATCGGCCAACCGCCAAATACCTGATTGGCAGCGGCAAGGTCGAGGAGCTGCGCGACCTTGTACACGCCGAAGAAGCCGATCTGGTGATCTTCAACCATACCCTCACGCCCAGTCAGGAGCGTAACCTCGAACGTGTTTTCGAGTGTCGCGTGATCGACCGTACCGGCCTGATTCTCGATATTTTCGCCCAGCGCGCCCGTACCCATGAAGGCAAGCTCCAGGTCGAACTGGCCCAGCTTGACCACATGAGCACGCGGCTGGTTCGCGGTTGGACTCACCTTGAGCGTCAGGGTGGCGGTATCGGCATGCGCGGCCCTGGTGAAACCCAACTGGAAACCGACCGGCGCCTGCTGCGGGTTCGCCTGCGCCAGATCAAGGGGCGTCTGGAAAAAGTACGTAGCCAGCGCGAGCAATCGCGACGTGGCCGTTCACGTGCGGATATCCCGACCGTCTCCCTGGTGGGCTATACCAACGCCGGCAAGTCCACGCTGTTCAACAACGTGACCAAATCCGACGTGTACGCGGCCGACCAACTGTTCGCCACCCTCGACCCGACCTTGCGCCGTCTGGATATCGACGACCTGGGGCCGATTGTCCTGGCCGACACCGTGGGTTTCATTCGCCACCTGCCACACAAACTGGTCGAGGCATTTCGGTCTACGCTCGAAGAGTCGAGCAACTCCGACCTGCTGCTGCACGTGATCGATGCGGCTGAGCCGGATCGCATGTTGCAGATCGAGCAGGTAATGGTGGTGTTGGGCGAGATCGGGGCCCAGGACTTGCCGATCCTCGAGGTCTATAACAAACTCGATTTGCTTGAGGGCGTTGAGCCGCAAATTCAGCGCGACGAGAACGGCAAGCCCCAACGGGTATGGCTGTCGGCGCGCGATGGCAGTGGTTTGGAGCTGCTTGAACAAGCCATTGCCGAATTGCTCGGCAGCGATTTGTTTGTCGGCACCTTGCGCTTGCCTCAGCGTTTTGCTCGACTGCGTGCACAGTTTTTCGAGCTGGGCGCGGTACAGAAAGAAGAACACGACGAAGAAGGTGTCAGCTTGCTGGCCGTTCGATTGCCGCGCTCGGAGCTCAATCGGCTGGTCAGCCGTGAAGGCGTTGTACCGACAGAGTTCATCGAACAACACACTTTGCAATAA
- the hflK gene encoding FtsH protease activity modulator HflK: protein MAWNEPGGNSNNQDPWGGKRRNNGDRKGPPDLDEAFRKLQESLNGLFGGGKKRGGDDGGRTSKGGGYGLLGLGLVVLAAVWLYSAVYVVDEQEQAVVLRFGKYYETVGPGLNIYFPPIDKKYMENVTRERAYTKQGQMLTEDENIVEVPLTVQYKISNLQDFVLNVDQPEISLQHATESALRHVVGSTAMDQVLTEGRELMASEIKERLQRFLDTYRTGITVTQVNVQSAAAPREVQEAFDDVIRAREDEQRSRNQAETYANGVVPEARGQAQRIIEDANGYRDEVVSRAKGEADRFTKLVVEYRKAPEVTRQRLYLDTMQEVFSNTSKVLVTGSKGGQNNLLYLPLDKMIEGGRSGTSAPSTGSNAAANEASARAAADLLQQQTRTRESR from the coding sequence ATGGCTTGGAATGAGCCGGGTGGCAACTCGAATAATCAGGATCCTTGGGGTGGTAAACGCCGCAATAATGGCGACCGCAAGGGGCCACCAGATCTCGACGAGGCCTTCCGAAAGCTGCAGGAAAGCCTGAATGGGTTGTTCGGTGGTGGAAAAAAACGGGGTGGTGACGACGGCGGTCGCACAAGCAAGGGCGGTGGCTATGGCCTGCTGGGCCTGGGTCTTGTCGTACTGGCGGCCGTCTGGCTGTACAGCGCTGTCTACGTCGTGGACGAGCAGGAGCAGGCCGTGGTGCTGCGCTTCGGCAAGTACTACGAGACGGTCGGGCCAGGCCTGAACATCTACTTCCCGCCGATCGACAAGAAGTACATGGAGAACGTCACGCGTGAGCGTGCCTACACCAAGCAGGGCCAGATGCTGACTGAAGACGAAAACATCGTCGAAGTGCCGCTGACCGTGCAGTACAAGATCAGCAACCTGCAGGACTTCGTGCTGAACGTTGATCAGCCGGAAATCAGCCTGCAACACGCCACCGAAAGCGCCCTGCGCCATGTGGTGGGTTCCACCGCCATGGACCAGGTGCTGACCGAAGGTCGTGAATTGATGGCCAGCGAAATCAAGGAGCGCCTGCAACGGTTCCTCGACACCTACCGCACCGGTATCACTGTGACCCAGGTGAACGTACAGAGCGCAGCGGCACCGCGTGAAGTGCAGGAAGCCTTCGATGACGTGATCCGCGCGCGTGAAGACGAGCAGCGTTCGCGTAACCAGGCCGAAACCTACGCCAATGGCGTGGTGCCGGAGGCCCGTGGCCAGGCCCAGCGCATCATCGAAGATGCCAACGGTTACCGCGACGAAGTGGTCTCGCGCGCCAAGGGTGAGGCGGATCGCTTTACCAAGTTGGTCGTCGAGTACCGCAAGGCACCTGAAGTCACTCGCCAGCGTCTGTACCTGGACACCATGCAGGAAGTCTTCAGCAACACCAGCAAGGTTCTCGTGACCGGCAGCAAGGGTGGGCAGAACAACCTGCTGTACCTGCCGCTGGACAAGATGATCGAAGGTGGTCGTAGTGGCACCAGCGCGCCGTCCACCGGTTCGAATGCCGCTGCCAACGAAGCGAGCGCCCGTGCGGCCGCTGACTTGCTGCAACAGCAAACACGTACCAGGGAGAGTCGTTGA
- the hflC gene encoding protease modulator HflC has protein sequence MSNKSLTALIVGVVVVIAAWNCFYIVAQTERAVLLQFGRVVQADVQPGLHVKVPYVNQVRKFDARLMTLDAPTQRFLTLEKKAVMVDAYAKWRVKDAERFYTATSGLKQIADERLSRRLESGLRDQFGKRTLHEVVSGERDALMADITRSLNTMAEKELGIEVVDVRVKAIDLPKEVNRSVFERMSTEREREAREHRAKGNELAEGIRADADRQRRVLLAEAYRESEEARGDGDAQAAAIYAKAYGQDQEFYAFYRSLRAYRESFANKTDVMVLDPSSDFFRYLEKSK, from the coding sequence ATGAGCAATAAATCGCTGACCGCCCTGATTGTGGGCGTCGTCGTGGTCATCGCTGCCTGGAACTGCTTCTACATCGTGGCTCAGACCGAGCGTGCGGTGCTGCTGCAATTCGGTCGTGTGGTCCAGGCGGATGTCCAGCCGGGCCTGCATGTGAAAGTCCCCTACGTCAACCAGGTGCGCAAGTTCGACGCCCGCCTGATGACCCTGGATGCACCGACACAACGCTTCCTGACCCTGGAAAAGAAAGCCGTGATGGTTGACGCCTACGCCAAGTGGCGCGTCAAGGATGCCGAACGCTTCTACACCGCGACCTCCGGCCTCAAGCAGATCGCCGACGAGCGTTTGTCGCGCCGTCTGGAGTCGGGCCTGCGTGACCAGTTTGGTAAGCGCACCCTGCACGAGGTGGTATCCGGTGAGCGTGACGCGCTGATGGCTGACATCACGCGTTCGTTGAACACGATGGCGGAAAAAGAGCTGGGCATCGAAGTGGTCGATGTCCGGGTCAAGGCTATCGACCTGCCGAAGGAAGTGAACCGCAGTGTGTTCGAGCGCATGAGCACCGAGCGTGAGCGTGAAGCCCGTGAGCACCGCGCCAAGGGTAACGAACTGGCTGAAGGTATCCGTGCGGATGCCGACCGTCAGCGTCGTGTCCTTCTGGCAGAGGCCTATCGCGAGTCTGAAGAGGCCCGTGGTGATGGCGACGCTCAAGCCGCGGCAATCTATGCCAAGGCCTACGGTCAGGACCAGGAGTTCTACGCGTTCTACCGTAGCCTGCGTGCCTACCGTGAAAGCTTCGCGAACAAAACCGACGTCATGGTGCTGGACCCAAGTAGCGACTTCTTCCGCTACCTGGAAAAATCCAAGTAA
- a CDS encoding ATP phosphoribosyltransferase regulatory subunit → MATVDRWLLPDGIEEVLPPEAARIEVARRQVLDLFQSWGYEFVVTPHIEYLESLLTGAGQDLDLRTFKVIDPQSGRQMGFRADITPQVARIDAHTLRREGPSRLCYAGSVLHAQPRALSSSRSPIQLGAELYGDASPSSDVEVISLMLAMLQLADVPDVHMDLGHVGIYRGLARAAGLSGEVEQQLFDALQRKAIDEVIALTEGVPADLAAMLRALVNLCGGREVLVAARERLANAPAPVLAALDDLLAIAERLSARFPQLPLYFDLGELRGYHYHTGVVFAVFVPGVGQAIAQGGRYDDIGADFGRARPATGFSTDLKTLVTLGRAEVELPSGGIWMPDSTDAALWQQVCQLRSEGQRVVQALPGQPLAAAREADCDRQLILQNGLWQVSPLAS, encoded by the coding sequence ATGGCAACGGTAGACCGCTGGCTGCTGCCAGATGGCATCGAAGAAGTACTGCCACCGGAGGCGGCGCGCATTGAAGTAGCGCGTCGCCAGGTGTTGGATCTGTTCCAGAGCTGGGGTTACGAGTTTGTCGTGACCCCGCATATCGAGTACCTGGAATCCCTGCTGACCGGCGCGGGCCAGGACCTGGATCTGCGCACCTTCAAGGTCATCGACCCGCAGTCGGGCCGGCAAATGGGTTTCCGTGCCGACATCACGCCGCAAGTGGCGCGCATCGATGCGCACACCCTGCGTCGTGAAGGCCCGAGCCGCCTGTGCTACGCCGGCAGCGTGCTGCATGCTCAGCCGCGTGCCTTGTCGTCGTCCCGTAGCCCGATCCAGTTGGGCGCCGAGTTGTACGGCGACGCCAGCCCGAGCAGCGATGTCGAAGTGATCAGCTTGATGCTGGCCATGCTGCAACTGGCTGACGTACCGGATGTCCACATGGACCTGGGCCATGTCGGCATTTACCGTGGCCTGGCCCGTGCGGCCGGTTTGTCGGGTGAGGTTGAGCAACAGTTGTTCGATGCCCTGCAGCGCAAGGCTATCGATGAAGTCATCGCCCTGACCGAAGGCGTGCCGGCCGACCTGGCCGCTATGCTGCGGGCGCTGGTCAACCTGTGCGGCGGCCGCGAAGTGTTGGTGGCTGCACGCGAGCGCCTGGCGAATGCGCCGGCGCCGGTGCTGGCGGCACTCGACGACCTGCTGGCGATTGCCGAGCGGTTGTCGGCACGTTTCCCGCAGTTGCCGTTGTACTTTGATTTGGGCGAGCTGCGCGGTTACCACTACCACACGGGTGTGGTGTTCGCGGTGTTCGTTCCGGGTGTTGGCCAAGCCATTGCCCAAGGTGGTCGTTATGACGATATCGGCGCTGACTTCGGTCGCGCGCGTCCGGCCACTGGTTTCTCCACCGATTTGAAAACCCTGGTGACCCTGGGGCGTGCTGAGGTCGAGCTGCCGTCTGGTGGCATTTGGATGCCCGACAGTACGGACGCGGCACTCTGGCAGCAGGTCTGCCAGTTGCGCAGTGAGGGTCAGCGTGTTGTGCAGGCCTTGCCTGGGCAACCATTGGCCGCCGCCCGTGAAGCGGACTGCGACCGGCAATTGATTCTGCAGAACGGGCTTTGGCAAGTATCGCCACTGGCTTCTTGA
- a CDS encoding adenylosuccinate synthase — protein sequence MGKNVVVLGTQWGDEGKGKIVDLLTEHAAAVVRYQGGHNAGHTLVIDGEKTVLHLIPSGVLREGVQCLIGNGVVVAPDALLREITKLEEKGVPVRERLRISPSCPLILSFHVALDQAREKARGELKIGTTGRGIGPAYEDKVARRGLRVGDLLNMPRFEDKLRELVDYHNFMLVGYYKEPAIEFDKTLAECKEYAELLKPLMLDVTAELHDLRRAGKDIMFEGAQGSLLDIDHGTYPYVTSSNTTAGGVATGSGVGPMFLDYILGITKAYTTRVGSGPFPTELFDEVGAHLAKQGHEFGATTGRARRCGWFDAVILRRAIDVNSISGICLTKLDVLDGLETINICVGYKDAQGNSVAPTDADSYVGLQPVYEEVPGWSESTVGAKTLEELPANARAYIKRVEELIGAPIDIISTGPDRNETIVLRHPFA from the coding sequence ATGGGTAAGAATGTCGTAGTCCTGGGCACCCAATGGGGTGATGAGGGCAAAGGCAAGATCGTTGATCTGCTGACCGAACATGCTGCCGCCGTAGTGCGCTACCAAGGTGGCCACAACGCTGGCCACACGCTGGTTATCGATGGCGAAAAAACCGTCTTGCACCTGATCCCTTCGGGTGTCCTGCGCGAAGGCGTGCAGTGCCTGATCGGCAACGGCGTGGTGGTTGCACCGGATGCCCTGCTGCGCGAGATCACCAAGCTGGAAGAGAAAGGCGTACCGGTGCGTGAGCGCCTGCGTATCAGCCCGTCCTGCCCGCTGATCCTGTCCTTCCACGTTGCGCTGGACCAGGCCCGTGAAAAGGCGCGTGGCGAGCTGAAGATCGGCACCACCGGTCGTGGCATCGGCCCAGCCTACGAAGACAAGGTTGCGCGTCGTGGCCTGCGTGTAGGCGACTTGCTCAACATGCCGCGCTTTGAAGACAAGCTGCGTGAACTGGTGGACTACCACAACTTCATGCTGGTCGGTTACTACAAAGAGCCGGCCATCGAGTTCGACAAGACCCTGGCCGAGTGCAAGGAATACGCCGAGCTGCTCAAGCCGCTGATGCTGGACGTGACCGCCGAGCTGCACGACCTGCGTCGCGCCGGCAAGGACATCATGTTCGAGGGCGCCCAAGGTTCGTTGCTGGACATCGACCACGGCACCTACCCGTACGTGACCAGCTCCAACACCACCGCTGGCGGCGTGGCCACCGGTTCGGGCGTTGGCCCGATGTTCCTGGACTACATCCTGGGCATCACCAAGGCTTACACCACTCGCGTAGGTTCGGGTCCGTTCCCGACTGAGCTGTTCGACGAAGTCGGTGCGCACCTGGCCAAGCAAGGTCACGAGTTCGGCGCTACGACCGGTCGTGCCCGTCGTTGCGGCTGGTTCGATGCGGTTATCCTGCGTCGCGCTATCGATGTAAACAGCATCTCGGGCATCTGCCTGACCAAGCTGGACGTACTTGACGGCCTCGAAACCATCAATATCTGCGTCGGCTACAAAGACGCGCAAGGCAACAGTGTTGCGCCGACCGACGCTGACAGCTACGTGGGCCTGCAGCCTGTGTACGAAGAAGTGCCGGGCTGGAGCGAGTCGACCGTGGGTGCCAAGACCCTGGAAGAGCTGCCGGCCAACGCTCGTGCCTACATCAAACGCGTTGAAGAGCTGATCGGCGCGCCGATTGACATTATTTCGACGGGCCCGGACCGCAACGAAACCATCGTTCTGCGTCATCCGTTCGCTTAA
- a CDS encoding ABC transporter permease produces the protein MNPSLPAPALRGGFSPRRKRPSIWLLLPVLFLVGLSLLPLAYVGLKAWQAGWAEAVHLLWRPYVFGLLRNTLALMAGVTVTCCVIGLSLAWLLERSNLPGRRIWGVILCLPFAVPAFISSFTWVSLSANFEGLGGAILVMSLSKYPLVFLPVAATLRNLDPSLEESARTLGLNRWGVFRRITLPLLWPSLVAGALLIALHMLVEFGALSIIGLQTFTTAIYQQFELEFSNANAAMLSAVLLMMCLSLLWLELRVRGKGRHVRIGQGAARHAGQVKLGKWAPLGQAYCLALAIIGSGIPLGMLGYWLAVGSSAAFPVAQISEALLSSLALSLGGAALCLVLAVPVGLLVVRYKGQLAIWAERLPYLLHALPGLVIALTLVYFALHYVPALYQTSALLLIAYALLFLPLAQAPIRTALNKAAPQLEEAARTLGASSFSAFCRVTLPIIFPALGAAFALVFLDAMKELTATLLLSPTGLNTLATAVWAHTSNVEFAAAAPYAALLILVSGLPVYLLTTRMYLSR, from the coding sequence ATGAACCCATCGCTGCCCGCCCCCGCCCTGCGCGGGGGTTTTAGCCCCCGACGCAAACGCCCCTCGATCTGGCTGCTGCTCCCCGTGCTGTTTCTGGTTGGCTTGAGCCTGCTGCCGCTGGCCTACGTCGGGCTCAAAGCCTGGCAGGCAGGCTGGGCAGAGGCGGTGCATTTGTTGTGGCGACCTTATGTATTCGGGCTGCTGCGCAACACCCTGGCGCTGATGGCCGGCGTGACGGTGACTTGCTGCGTGATCGGGCTGTCCCTGGCCTGGTTGCTGGAGCGCAGCAACCTGCCGGGGCGACGTATCTGGGGCGTAATCCTATGCCTGCCGTTTGCCGTGCCGGCGTTTATCAGCAGCTTTACCTGGGTGTCGCTGAGCGCCAACTTCGAAGGGCTGGGCGGGGCGATCCTGGTGATGAGCCTGTCCAAATACCCGTTGGTGTTTTTGCCGGTAGCGGCGACGCTGCGCAATCTTGACCCCTCCCTGGAAGAATCCGCCCGCACCCTGGGCCTGAATCGCTGGGGCGTGTTCCGGCGCATCACGCTGCCGTTGCTGTGGCCGTCCTTAGTGGCCGGGGCGCTGCTGATTGCCCTGCACATGCTGGTCGAGTTCGGCGCCTTGTCGATTATTGGCCTGCAAACCTTCACCACAGCGATCTATCAGCAATTCGAACTGGAATTCAGCAATGCCAACGCCGCGATGCTCTCGGCGGTGTTGCTGATGATGTGCCTGAGCCTGTTGTGGCTGGAGCTGCGCGTGCGGGGCAAAGGCCGTCATGTGCGCATCGGCCAGGGTGCCGCACGGCATGCCGGGCAGGTCAAGCTGGGCAAGTGGGCGCCGTTGGGCCAGGCGTATTGCCTCGCGCTGGCGATCATTGGCAGCGGCATTCCTCTGGGGATGCTCGGCTATTGGTTGGCCGTAGGGTCGTCGGCGGCGTTTCCAGTGGCGCAAATCAGCGAGGCACTGCTGTCCTCCCTGGCGCTATCGCTGGGTGGCGCGGCGCTATGCCTGGTGCTGGCGGTGCCGGTGGGGTTGCTGGTGGTGCGCTACAAGGGCCAACTGGCGATCTGGGCCGAACGCCTGCCGTATCTGCTGCATGCCCTGCCCGGCCTGGTTATTGCGCTGACCCTGGTGTATTTCGCCCTGCATTACGTGCCCGCGCTGTACCAGACGTCGGCGCTCCTGCTGATCGCCTACGCGCTGTTGTTTTTACCGCTGGCCCAGGCGCCGATTCGCACGGCGCTGAACAAGGCGGCACCGCAGTTGGAAGAGGCGGCGCGCACGCTCGGCGCCTCATCGTTCAGTGCGTTTTGCCGCGTGACCTTGCCGATTATCTTCCCGGCGCTGGGTGCGGCGTTTGCGCTGGTGTTCCTGGATGCGATGAAGGAGCTGACCGCAACCTTGCTGCTCAGCCCGACAGGGCTCAACACCTTGGCCACGGCCGTGTGGGCGCATACCTCGAATGTAGAATTCGCGGCGGCGGCGCCTTATGCGGCGTTGTTGATTCTGGTGTCGGGGTTGCCGGTTTACCTGCTCACGACGCGGATGTATTTGAGCCGCTGA
- a CDS encoding extracellular solute-binding protein: MMIRDTRLKTSLLRGLTITLLGLTLLSPAAHSADKVSLTLYNGQHKEVGDELAKAFEAKTGIHVNVRKGSSNQLASQVVEEGERSPADVIYTEESPPLNKLGEQGLLAKIDAGTLDVLPKDYVGRNGDWMGVTARTRVVAFNPKLIAEKDLPKSVLDFAGPEWQGKVGFVPTSGAFQEQAVAIIKLHGREAAEEWLTGLRAFGKVYSNNMVALKAVENGEVATVLVNNYYWFALKKEKTNLDSQLHYFTNGDAGGLITVSSAAALKSSKHPQQAQQLLAFMASEEGQRVITNTSAEYPLRKGMQSNRGLKPFSELQPPNVTPADLGNAEEALELERDVGLN, from the coding sequence ATGATGATCCGCGATACCCGTCTCAAGACATCCCTTCTGCGTGGCCTGACCATCACTCTACTCGGCCTGACCCTGCTCTCGCCCGCCGCCCATTCTGCCGACAAGGTGTCCCTGACCCTGTACAACGGCCAGCACAAAGAAGTCGGCGACGAACTCGCCAAGGCCTTCGAGGCCAAGACCGGCATCCACGTCAATGTGCGCAAAGGCAGCAGCAACCAGCTCGCCAGCCAGGTTGTTGAAGAAGGCGAGCGCTCTCCCGCCGACGTGATCTATACCGAAGAATCGCCACCCCTGAACAAACTCGGCGAACAAGGCCTGCTTGCCAAGATCGACGCCGGCACCCTCGATGTACTGCCCAAGGATTACGTCGGCCGCAACGGCGACTGGATGGGCGTGACCGCCCGCACTCGCGTGGTGGCGTTCAACCCGAAATTGATTGCCGAGAAAGACCTGCCCAAATCGGTGCTGGATTTCGCCGGCCCCGAATGGCAAGGCAAAGTTGGCTTCGTGCCTACCAGCGGTGCGTTCCAGGAACAGGCCGTGGCGATCATCAAGCTGCACGGCCGTGAAGCCGCTGAAGAATGGCTGACCGGTCTACGCGCCTTCGGCAAGGTGTACAGCAACAACATGGTCGCTCTCAAAGCCGTGGAGAATGGCGAAGTGGCCACCGTCCTGGTGAACAACTATTACTGGTTTGCCCTGAAGAAAGAAAAAACCAATCTGGATTCGCAGCTGCACTACTTCACCAACGGCGACGCCGGCGGCCTGATCACCGTGTCGTCCGCTGCCGCGCTGAAATCCAGCAAGCACCCCCAGCAAGCCCAGCAACTGCTGGCGTTCATGGCCAGCGAAGAAGGCCAACGCGTGATTACCAATACCTCGGCGGAATACCCGCTGCGCAAAGGCATGCAATCGAACCGTGGCCTCAAGCCGTTCAGCGAACTACAACCGCCCAACGTTACGCCAGCAGACCTGGGCAACGCCGAAGAAGCGCTGGAGCTGGAACGTGACGTTGGCTTGAACTGA